The Metallibacterium scheffleri region CTGGCGTAGGCGTGCGCCGAGCGTTTGGGCCGCACGCGCAGAACCACGCCATGCAGCACCAATTGCCACAACCAGCGCGGATACTCGATCACGCGCGGATCGGAAAGAAATTCGGCCAGATATTCGCGCACGGCCTTGGGCGTGGCTGCCTCCGGCGTGCCGAGGTTGACCAACAGCACGGCGGCACGCGCTGGCGTGTCGTGGGCGTAGCCGGCGAGGCCGGTGTAGTGCGAGGATGCAGGCATGACGCGGCGGGCAGTGACGGCGCGGCGAGTCTGCCACAGGCGCGCGTGTAGGCCGCGTTCACGCGCGGTTGCGCGCACCGGCATATAGAGTGGGCCTTGTGCGCTGCGACCTGTTGTCGCGTCCGTTGTCCGCGTCGAGTTGCCAGCGGGTGGTTGCAAGACTGCTGCGGCGCACGCGTGCAGCGAACGCAGGGCCGCAGCACGCTGGAACCATGCATGGTGCGGGCCGGGCCTGGCTACAGGAGCAGGATGCGCAGATGCCCACGTGCCGCCGCGACGAACGTGGCGCGGCCATTGCCGCGAGCGTTTGTCGGCAGACCACGGCAGAATGCGCGGTTTTGCAAACTCATCCAATCTGATTTGAAGGAGTGCCTCATGTTGCTGCGACCTTTGCGAGTGCTGTTGATGCTGTTGACGCTGTTGCTGCCTTTCGTGGCGGGTGCCCAGGATGGTATCGACCGCGATACCCAGCGCGCCCAGAGCGCCACGCGCGTACTGTCGGAAATCCAGATGGCGCCCGATCGCGCGGTGCCGCACAGCCTGATGCAGGTCGCCCACGCGATCGCGGTGATCCCGAACGTGATCAAGGCCGGGCTGATTTTCGGTGGCCGCTTTGGTGAAGGCCTGGTATCGATCAAGAAACCCGACGGCACCTGGTCGGATCCAGCCTACATCCGCCTCACCGGCGCCAGCGTGGGCTTTCAGGCGGGCGTGTCGTCGACCGACGTGATCCTGGTATTCACCAATGAGGACGGCGTCAAGCGCCTGATCCACGGCGAGTTCACCATCGGCGCGGATGCATCGGCGGCGGCCGGACCGGTGGGGCGTTATGCCAATGTCAGCACGAATGGTCATTTTGACGCGGCCATCTATTCCTATTCGCGCTCGCGCGGCCTGTTCGCCGGCGTGGCGCTGGATGGCGCGCGCATCGGCATCGACAACGCCGCCGACCAGCGCGTCTATGGCACCAACGTGACCGCGCGACGCGTGTTCGACGGTCAGGTCAAGCAGGTGCCGCCCGCGATCGTCGAGTTCCGCAACACGCTCGAAGAGTACACTCAGTGAGGCAAGCGCCGGCCACTACGGTGCCATCGGCGCGCATTGGCGCGCGGGAGTTGGAACATGGGTTTTGACAGCATTTGGCATTGGCTGATTGTGCTGGTGATCGTGCTGTTGATCTTCGGCACGAGCAAGCTGCGCAACGCGGGTTCGGACATTGGCGCGGCGGTGCGCAACTTCAAGAAAGCGATGAAGGAGGACGCGGACGCGGCCAAGGACGCCAAGGACGGCAGCGTGGAGCGCCTGCAGGCGGATGCGCCGGTCGCGGAGGCGGCCAAGGATGCGGCCAAGCCGCAGGATCACGCCCCGTAAGCGGCGCCCGTGTTCGGCATCGACTTCAACGAGCTGCTGCTGATTGCGGTGGTGGCGCTGGTGGTGCTGGGCCCGGAGAAGCTGCCTGGCGCGGCGCGGACCGCCGGGGCGCTGGTGCGGCGTGCGCGCACGGCCTGGGCCAGCGTGCAGGCCGAGGTGGCGGGCGAACTGGACAAGGACGCGCTCACCCGGCAGTGGCGCGAGGGCGCCGCGGCGCTGCGTGGGGTGGCCAGCGAAGCGCGCGCGACGCTGGGCGAAGCGCGTGAAGCGCTGCAGCCGGCCGTGCACGCGGCGGACGCGGCGCGCGCCGGCATGACGGAGGTGTCTGCCGAACTGGCGCGCAGCATCGGCGAGTTGCGCACGTTGGCGGCACGCCTGGATGGCGCGGCCGGCGCCGAGCGCGACGCACTGCGCGCGGTTGCCGCCGATCTGCGTGCCGCCGCCGACCAACTGGCCGCCACGCCGGAGATGGCCGCCGACGCGGCCGCGCTGGCGGACGCCACGGCCCCGGCCACGCAGGCCGTGGCGCAATCGCTGACCGAGATCGCGCAGCGCCTGCAGCAGGTGCCGGCGGCGACGCTCGCCGTGGCCCCGGATGCGGATGCGGCCGCTGCCCGCCCGGTGCCCGCCCCGCCGCACTCCGCATGAGCGCCGCTGACGCCCCAGACAGCCCCGGCGGCCTGATCGCGCACCTGCTGGAGCTGCGCTCGCGCCTGCTCAAGGCCGCGCTGGCCGTGCTCGTGGCGCTGCTGGCGCTGCTGCCGTTTTCCGAAAAACTCTACGCGCTGCTGGCGCGGCCACTGATCGAGCGCCTGCCCAAGGGCGCGCACATGATCGCCATCGAGGTCACCGGGCCGTTCCTCACCCCGATCAAACTGACCTTCGTGGTGGCGCTGTTCGCGGCCATGCCGGCGGTGCTGTACCAGATCTGGGCCTTCGTCAGCCCCGGCCTGTACCGCCACGAAAAACGCCTGGCGCTGCCGCTGCTGATCGCCGCGGTGCTGCTGTTCTACACCGGCTGCGCGTTCGCCTATTTCCTGATCCTGCCGGCGGCGTTCCATTTCCTCACCCTGGTCACCCCGCCCGGCGTGTCGATGATGACCGACATCGGGCATTACCTCAGCTTCGTGCTGCACGTGTTCTTCGCCTTCGGCCTGTGCTTCGAGGTGCCGGTGATCGTGGTGGTGCTGGCCGCGATGGGCGTGGTCAGCGTGGCCAAGCTGCGCAGCGCGCGGCGCTACGTCATCGTCGGCGCGTTCGTGGTGGCCGCGATCATCACCCCGCCGGACGTGCTGTCGATGACCCTGCTGGCGGTGCCCATGGTGCTGCTGTACGAGATCGGCGTGCTGGTCGCCGCCATGCTGGTGCGGCAGAAGGCCGCGCGCGCCGCACAACACCAGGACGAAAACGAGCGCTGAGCGTGCTTCAAGGCGCGGATGCGGCCGCTGCCGGCCGCGCGCGCGTGGCCACCAGCGCCTGCAGCACGTGCAGGGCCTGATCCAGCCACCAGTCCTCGGCGGCCAGCGTGCCCGTGCCGCCGCTGCTCGCGGCCACGTTGCCGGAACCGCCGAGATGTCCGAGCAGATCGGCTTCGCGGCTGCTCAGCTCCGGCGCCTTGCTCACGCTCACCCGCAGGTTGTCGGCCAGCTCGATGTCGGGGCTGATGCCGCGCGCCTGGATGGAGTCACCGTCGGGCGTGTAGTAGCGCGCCGTGGTCAGCTTGATGGCCGCGCCGTCGGGCAGCGGCAGCACGCTTTGCACCGAACCCTTGCCGAAGCTGCGCCGGCCCATCAACACGGCGCGGTGGTTGTCCTTCAGTGCGCCGGCGACGATCTCGGCGGCCGAGGCGGTGCCACCGTCGATCAGCACCACCAGCGGCGCGCCATGCAGCAGATCGCCGGGTGTGGCGCGGAAAATCGTGTCGGATTGCGGCAGGCGCCCGCGCGTGCTGACGATCACGCCGGAGTCAAGGAAGTCATCGGCCACTGCGACCGCCGCGGTCACCAGACCGCCTGGATTCGAGCGCAAATCCAGCACCGCACCCTTGAGCGGGCCGTCCTTGCGCTGCAGGGCATCGAGCTGGCGCTGCAGTTCGCTGGCGGTATCGGCCTGGAACTGGCTGATGCGCAGGTAGGCGAAGCCCGGCACCAGCAGGCGCGAGCGCACGCTGGGTACCTGGATGAATTCGCGCACCAGACGCAGATTGATCGGCTGGCTGGCGCCGGCGTGCAGGATGGTCAGGGTGATGACGCTGCCGGGCTTGCCGCGCAAC contains the following coding sequences:
- the tatA gene encoding Sec-independent protein translocase subunit TatA, which encodes MGFDSIWHWLIVLVIVLLIFGTSKLRNAGSDIGAAVRNFKKAMKEDADAAKDAKDGSVERLQADAPVAEAAKDAAKPQDHAP
- a CDS encoding S41 family peptidase — translated: MPALAGSVAPAVASSLPSAHAGPDLKDIAIFTRTFEIIKQAYVEPVSDHALMQSALRGMLSGLDPHSEFLDARALRQFDEDTSGEYAGLGIEVAEVKGTLRIIAPIDGTPAQKAGIRAGDIILGIDGKAIDPDALDAALDALRGKPGSVITLTILHAGASQPINLRLVREFIQVPSVRSRLLVPGFAYLRISQFQADTASELQRQLDALQRKDGPLKGAVLDLRSNPGGLVTAAVAVADDFLDSGVIVSTRGRLPQSDTIFRATPGDLLHGAPLVVLIDGGTASAAEIVAGALKDNHRAVLMGRRSFGKGSVQSVLPLPDGAAIKLTTARYYTPDGDSIQARGISPDIELADNLRVSVSKAPELSSREADLLGHLGGSGNVAASSGGTGTLAAEDWWLDQALHVLQALVATRARPAAAASAP
- the tatB gene encoding Sec-independent protein translocase protein TatB; this translates as MFGIDFNELLLIAVVALVVLGPEKLPGAARTAGALVRRARTAWASVQAEVAGELDKDALTRQWREGAAALRGVASEARATLGEAREALQPAVHAADAARAGMTEVSAELARSIGELRTLAARLDGAAGAERDALRAVAADLRAAADQLAATPEMAADAAALADATAPATQAVAQSLTEIAQRLQQVPAATLAVAPDADAAAARPVPAPPHSA
- the tatC gene encoding twin-arginine translocase subunit TatC, with protein sequence MSAADAPDSPGGLIAHLLELRSRLLKAALAVLVALLALLPFSEKLYALLARPLIERLPKGAHMIAIEVTGPFLTPIKLTFVVALFAAMPAVLYQIWAFVSPGLYRHEKRLALPLLIAAVLLFYTGCAFAYFLILPAAFHFLTLVTPPGVSMMTDIGHYLSFVLHVFFAFGLCFEVPVIVVVLAAMGVVSVAKLRSARRYVIVGAFVVAAIITPPDVLSMTLLAVPMVLLYEIGVLVAAMLVRQKAARAAQHQDENER
- a CDS encoding lipid-binding SYLF domain-containing protein; translation: MLLRPLRVLLMLLTLLLPFVAGAQDGIDRDTQRAQSATRVLSEIQMAPDRAVPHSLMQVAHAIAVIPNVIKAGLIFGGRFGEGLVSIKKPDGTWSDPAYIRLTGASVGFQAGVSSTDVILVFTNEDGVKRLIHGEFTIGADASAAAGPVGRYANVSTNGHFDAAIYSYSRSRGLFAGVALDGARIGIDNAADQRVYGTNVTARRVFDGQVKQVPPAIVEFRNTLEEYTQ